In Pelodiscus sinensis isolate JC-2024 chromosome 2, ASM4963464v1, whole genome shotgun sequence, the following proteins share a genomic window:
- the FAM83H gene encoding protein FAM83H — MARRSQSSSQGDNPLDPNYLPPHYKEYYRLALDVLAEKGQESYHQFLDEEGAPDFLCSTEVEHISQHLQKPQYANQEGSCMDTTHSSDMDGSSGTYWPMNSDLAVPELDLGWPMVFGFQGTEVTTLVHPPPPDNPSIKEEARRMIRAAQQVVAVVMDVFTDVDLLSEVLDAAARRVPVYILLDEMNSQLFLDTAAKCKVNLNYVEFLRVRTVSGPTYYCRTGMSFKGHVKEKFLLVDCMVVLSGNYSFMWSFEKIHRSIAHIFQGELVSSFDEEFRILFAQSDPLIPPANVLVKAENQFNMAPFGNNMPFFPKKPHLLYQRDDVFHPFMDRVDPDRHFLSAFRRDDLMRHTIEGSAMRMYSKKVEMENSQIDPVRGFLRSKQLELDSFKRHSFAEGTCENFSSSKQYSRQMFMNNLDEFKMQSNQFQRDQFYQYQFEHPHACSRPQGFFERIRGGRPGFNELEDYTQGPRYPELESHFQQEGFPLRVDYEPSDSSREVRHGSDQANPAGNGPLGLVSLRRQNIGQKFMCQTSPTQKQSLEQRMFLQDQDPDQDKKTQENRAGLRNWRISSYLSAYQSETGDEGIPMPMESEAYNDVLSVGEPLSKYPSDLLPSFKPSMSFNNNKSLGIENAKESAGTERTGEEISPVKQDPFRPRINPLVQRSSRLRSSLIFNAAKLDQQNMTTEKVQMIQKEQISSEIIKDNESTKAATSSKVAELLEKYKTVGKDTEKTTVSHTKAVSSFLQEETQNAEKKCTKSMQYKVLESRVLDSKQSFSSYKIHSESEKQFGMFPSSTQLLDTLSKDPITNINSKMEKLSSRFYPIDNKSALPTKENLVFVGDTQELSLPEKREKLTFKRDTQEQAEIEFKKSQARISTTSIPESLSKNEGFDSSLSKSEEEGAKQEQSPLEFFRKGSLRLKQLLNPKGEKKSEEETILESEKSDKQIMSPKRSSKGECQEVMEDEKSQKITTASALKSNQPSQTRFASSTANILYSSNLRDDTKVILEQISANSQKNRAELAKQLPSTSYPDLTKSITSLESKGETEKSFSISRSESFGNHKRNLQRQPSEDRDTLLKKMENMRKEKRVYSRFEVFCRKDEPPIQSDEEYDTDAKDKKMGKFMPKLLGTFKTKK; from the exons ATGGCTCGGCGGTCCCAGAGCTCCTCACAGGGGGACAATCCCCTGGACCCTAACTACTTGCCACCCCATTACAAGGAATATTACCGTCTGGCTCTTGATGTACTTGCTGAGAAGGGACAGGAGAGTTATCATCAATTCCTGGATGAAGAAGGAGCCCCTGACTTTCTCTGCAGCACAGAGGTAGAGCACATCAGTCAGCATCTACAGAAGCCCCAGTATGCCAACCAGGAGGGCAGCTGTATGGATACCACACATAGCAGTGACATGGATGGATCCTCTGGGACTTACTGGCCTATGAATTCTGACCTTGCTGTCCCTGAACTTGATCTGGGCTGGCCAATGGTCTTTGGATTCCAGGGAACTGAGGTAACAACCCTGGTGCACCCACCACCCCCAGACAATCCCAGCATCAAGGAAGAAGCCCGTAGGATGATCCGAGCCGCACAACAG GTGGTAGCTGTAGTGATGGATGTTTTCACAGATGTGGATCTGCTGAGTGAAGTGCTGGATGCTGCTGCCCGCAGGGTCCCTGTGTACATCCTCCTGGATGAAATGAACTCCCAGCTCTTCCTAGACACAGCTGCTAAATGCAAAGTCAACCTCAACTATGTGGAG TTCCTGAGGGTCCGGACAGTTTCTGGCCCTACCTATTACTGCCGTACGGGGATGTCCTTCAAAGGGCATGTGAAAGAAAAGTTCCTGTTGGTGGACTGCATGGTGGTGCTAAGTGGCAACTACAG TTTTATGTGGTCTTTTGAGAAGATTCATCGAAGCATTGCTCATATCTTCCAAGGGGAGCTGGTGTCCAGCTTTGATGAAGAGTTCCGAATTCTTTTTGCACAGTCAGACCCTCTCATTCCTCCCGCCAACGTCTTGGTGAAGGCAGAAAACCAATTTAACATGGCTCCTTTTGGCAACAATATGCCCTTTTTCCCAAAGAAACCACATCTGCTATACCAGCGGGATGATGTGTTTCACCCCTTCATGGACAGAGTTGATCCAGATAGACACTTCTTGTCAGCTTTTAGACGAGATGACCTGATGCGCCATACTATAGAGGGATCAGCAATGCGCATGTATTCTAAGAAGGTAGAAATGGAGAATTCTCAGATTGATCCTGTCAGAGGTTTTCTCCGCTCCAAGCAGTTAGAGCTGGATTCCTTTAAAAGGCACAGCTTTGCTGAAGGAACCTGTGAAAACTTTTCTTCTTCAAAGCAGTATTCTAGGCAGATGTTTATGAACAATCTGGATGAGTTTAAAATGCAATCCAATCAATTTCAAAGAGACCAGTTCTACCAATACCAATTTGAACATCCCCATGCTTGCAGCAGGCCTCAAGGATTCTTTGAACGAATCCGAGGTGGTAGGCCAGGATTCAATGAACTGGAGGACTATACACAGGGCCCCAGATATCCTGAACTTGAGTCCCACTTCCAACAGGAGGGTTTTCCCTTAAGGGTAGATTATGAGCCCTCAGATTCTTCCAGGGAAGTGAGGCATGGCTCTGACCAGGCGAACCCTGCAGGGAATGGCCCACTAGGGCTGGTGTCACTAAGGAGGCAAAACATAGGGCAGAAATTCATGTGTCAGACATCCCCCACACAGAAGCAGAGCCTGGAACAACGAATGTTTTTACAGGACCAGGACCCAGATCAGGACAAGAAGACCCAAGAAAATAGAGCAGGTTTGCGTAACTGGAGGATTTCTTCATACTTGAGTGCATACCAGTCTGAAACAGGAGATGAAGGCATCCCAATGCCCATGGAATCAGAGGCTTATAATGATGTTCTGAGCGTTGGAGAGCCTCTCTCAAAGTACCCCAGTGACCTGCTCCCATCTTTCAAGCCTTCTATGTCATTTAATAACAATAAATCATTGGGAATTGAAAATGCCAAAGAGTCAGCAGGTACTGAGAGAACTGGTGAGGAGATCTCCCCTGTGAAACAGGATCCCTTTAGGCCCAGAATAAATCCTTTGGTCCAAAGGAGCTCAAGGCTCAGGTCTTCTTTGATTTTTAATGCTGCCAAGTTAGATCAACAGAATATGACAACGGAGAAGGTTCAGATGATCCAAAAGGAGCAAATATCCAGTGAGATTATAAAAGACAATGAAAGTACAAAGGCAGCCACCTCTTCTAAAGTGGCAGAGCTTTTAGAGAAGTACAAAACTGTGGGCAAAGACACAGAGAAAACTACAGTTAGTCACACCAAAGCTGTTTCCAGTTTTCTCCAGGAAGAAACCCAAAATGCAGAGAAAAAATGTACCAAATCCATGCAATATAAGGTCCTGGAAAGTAGAGTGCTAGATTCAAAACAATCCTTCAGTAGTTACAAGATACACAGTGAATCTGAGAAACAGTTTGGTATGTTTCCTTCATCCACCCAGCTCCTTGACACACTGAGTAAAGACCCTATTACAAATATTAACAGCAAAATGGAAAAATTATCTTCTCGGTTCTATCCAATAGACAACAAATCTGCTCTTCCGACAAAGGAGAACCTGGTATTTGTGGGGGACACTCAGGAGCTTTCTCTGCCGGAGAAGAGGGAAAAACTGACATTCAAAAGAGACACACAGGAACAAGCTGAAATAGAATTCAAGAAATCACAGGCTAGGATAAGCACCACATCGATTCCTGAAAGTTTATCCAAGAATGAAGGGTTTGACAGCTCTCTCAGTAAATCTGAGGAGGAAGGTGCCAAACAGGAACAGAGTCCACTGGAATTTTTTAGGAAAGGGTCACTAAGGTTGAAACAATTGCTAAATCCAAAAGgtgaaaagaaatcagaggaagaaaCCATTCTTGAGAGTGAAAAGTCTGACAAGCAAATCATGAGCCCTAAACGATCTTCCAAGGGGGAATGTCAGGAAGTGATGGAGGACGAGAAATCCCAAAAGATCACAACAGCATCGGCTCTCAAAAGCAACCAGCCATCTCAGACTAGGTTTGCTTCTTCTACAGCAAACATCTTATACAGCAGTAACCTCCGGGATGACACAAAGGTGATTCTGGAGCAAATTTCTGCCAACAGTCAGAAGAACAGAGCTGAGCTGGCCAAGCAATTGCCATCCACAAGTTATCCTGATCTTACCAAGTCTATCACCAGTTTGGAAAGCAAAGGTGAGACGGAGAAAAGCTTCAGCATTAGTAGGTCAGAGAGTTTTGGGAACCATAAGAGGAATCTTCAGAGGCAGCCATCAGAGGACAGAGATACCCTTCTGAAAAAGATGGAGAATATGCGGAAGGAGAAGCGTGTCTACAGTAGGTTTGAGGTCTTCTGCAGGAAAGATGAACCGCCAATTCAGAGTGATGAGGAATATGACACAGATGCCAAAGACAAGAAAATGGGGAAATTCATGCCTAAACTCCTGGGGACTTTCAAAACCAAAAAGTGA